A part of Corynebacterium mustelae genomic DNA contains:
- the fucU gene encoding L-fucose mutarotase, with the protein MLKHIPPVLSPDLVKKLMEMGHGDEIVLADANFPGHSLGVPVIRADGIKVPELLDAVCTLMPLDHYNPSQYFLMATVGDDPTPPIWSTYRTIVAQHDEEAVGEEVERFAFYDQARSAALVVMTGETALYGNIILKKGVV; encoded by the coding sequence ATGCTCAAGCATATTCCACCAGTCTTAAGCCCCGATCTGGTGAAAAAACTCATGGAAATGGGACACGGCGATGAAATCGTTCTTGCCGACGCCAATTTCCCAGGACACAGCCTAGGCGTGCCCGTCATTCGCGCCGATGGCATTAAGGTGCCGGAGCTTCTCGACGCCGTGTGCACCCTCATGCCGCTAGACCACTATAATCCCAGCCAGTATTTCCTCATGGCTACCGTTGGGGACGACCCAACCCCACCGATCTGGTCTACATACCGCACGATTGTTGCGCAGCATGACGAAGAAGCAGTCGGCGAAGAAGTAGAACGCTTTGCTTTCTACGACCAAGCCCGGTCTGCTGCACTGGTGGTCATGACCGGAGAAACAGCACTGTATGGGAATATAATTCTGAAAAAAGGGGTTGTGTAA
- a CDS encoding DUF1963 domain-containing protein, translating into MTDIRPALTDFYNTTTRPVIALELHPVSGSGPRELNPASSRVGYLGAVTPEFPWPRGYNDKPMCLIAQLNLAELPPLTDYPTGGLLQFFVADDFSFGSDEATTDGKSGCLVRLIPADELDKAQAAEHIPENADYLLSGGHFTVTGTRIQQALSSAENPVVLHELSERGLPTDAATARKLRRIITTHQPDIYPSVFGDGWGHFFHWDPREVGDGQRLLLQLHARSMDDVQLVLGNEGCMSFLINDHDLQRHDFSNITYLLEVS; encoded by the coding sequence GTGACTGATATCCGCCCGGCTCTCACCGATTTCTACAACACCACAACCCGCCCTGTCATCGCTCTAGAATTACACCCCGTTTCCGGCTCAGGACCACGCGAACTCAATCCGGCAAGTTCCCGGGTGGGATACCTCGGTGCGGTCACCCCGGAATTCCCGTGGCCCCGCGGTTACAACGACAAACCGATGTGCCTCATCGCCCAGCTCAACCTCGCGGAACTACCGCCATTGACTGACTACCCCACCGGTGGACTTTTGCAGTTCTTCGTTGCGGACGATTTCTCCTTTGGCTCCGATGAAGCCACAACCGACGGCAAGTCTGGGTGTCTGGTACGCCTCATTCCCGCCGACGAACTTGACAAGGCCCAAGCCGCCGAACATATTCCAGAAAATGCCGACTATCTCTTAAGCGGCGGGCACTTCACAGTCACCGGCACACGTATTCAACAAGCACTTAGCAGTGCCGAAAACCCAGTTGTACTGCACGAGCTCTCCGAACGCGGCCTGCCTACGGATGCTGCCACTGCCCGGAAGCTGCGGCGGATCATCACCACACATCAACCTGACATATATCCCTCAGTTTTCGGTGATGGTTGGGGCCACTTCTTCCACTGGGATCCCCGTGAGGTCGGCGACGGACAACGGCTTCTTCTCCAACTTCATGCCCGTAGCATGGACGACGTCCAATTGGTCCTAGGCAATGAAGGGTGCATGAGTTTCCTCATCAACGATCATGATCTTCAGCGCCATGACTTCAGCAATATCACGTATCTCTTGGAAGTCTCCTGA
- a CDS encoding sugar ABC transporter ATP-binding protein, whose translation MTTDLLRLEHISKTFPGVKALDDVMLTLRHNEVLGLCGENGAGKSTLMKILTGVYTADPGGSIYLNGNLSKVNGPRDAQEKGISIIHQELNLVPDMTVAQNIYMGREAKTGGLLLNDTAMVKKAEQLLTRLGIDVNPRAYIRDLTVARQQMVEIAKALSFDCKILVMDEPTAALTDTEIETLMRLIRNFVSPETGMVYISHRMDEIAEITDRVTVLRDGQYVTTLETAETPIKDIIAAMVGRQIVTDVRPEPKDFRDQPVVLSVDKLSTRDLVKDVSFELRRGEIFGIAGLMGAGRTELARAIVGADPKSAGTVTVAGTKVTLRSPADAVEHGIGYLSEDRKQYGLLLDMDVKANTALSSLSTKYSKFGIIREADIARDTQAQVGRLKIKTPSIHQIIRNLSGGNQQKVIIGKWLVRDCDILIVDEPTRGIDVGAKDEIYALLNELCAEGKSLIVISSELPEVLRICDRIGVMCNGRMTGILENSEANQESIMELATKFRDTDKEVA comes from the coding sequence ATGACAACCGATTTGCTTCGCCTTGAACACATCTCGAAAACCTTTCCGGGTGTCAAGGCATTGGACGACGTAATGCTCACCCTGCGCCACAATGAAGTACTCGGCCTATGCGGTGAAAACGGTGCAGGTAAGTCCACACTTATGAAGATTCTTACTGGTGTCTACACCGCTGATCCGGGCGGTAGCATCTACCTCAACGGGAATTTAAGCAAAGTTAATGGCCCGCGCGACGCGCAAGAAAAGGGTATCTCCATCATTCACCAAGAACTCAACTTGGTGCCTGATATGACTGTTGCTCAAAACATCTACATGGGCCGCGAAGCTAAAACCGGTGGTTTGTTGCTGAACGACACCGCAATGGTTAAAAAGGCTGAGCAACTACTGACGAGGCTAGGGATCGATGTAAATCCGCGTGCCTACATCCGCGACCTTACTGTAGCCAGGCAACAGATGGTTGAAATTGCCAAGGCGTTGTCTTTCGATTGCAAGATTTTGGTCATGGATGAGCCCACCGCCGCCTTAACCGACACTGAAATCGAAACCCTCATGAGGCTGATCCGAAATTTCGTGTCCCCCGAAACCGGCATGGTGTATATCTCGCACCGGATGGATGAAATCGCCGAAATCACAGACCGAGTGACGGTACTTCGCGATGGCCAGTACGTTACCACCCTCGAGACCGCGGAAACCCCAATCAAAGACATCATCGCAGCAATGGTGGGGCGCCAAATTGTTACTGATGTTCGCCCGGAGCCTAAAGATTTCCGTGACCAGCCAGTGGTCTTAAGCGTCGATAAGCTCTCTACCCGCGACCTGGTCAAAGACGTAAGCTTCGAGCTGCGTAGGGGCGAAATCTTCGGCATCGCGGGGCTCATGGGGGCTGGGCGCACCGAACTTGCGCGCGCTATCGTCGGTGCCGACCCAAAAAGCGCTGGAACGGTCACCGTGGCTGGTACGAAAGTCACCTTGCGTTCGCCAGCCGATGCAGTCGAGCACGGTATTGGTTACCTTTCCGAAGACCGGAAACAATACGGGCTCCTACTAGACATGGACGTCAAAGCCAATACGGCGCTCTCGTCGCTGTCCACCAAATACTCGAAGTTTGGGATCATCCGCGAAGCTGACATTGCCCGCGATACCCAAGCTCAAGTGGGTCGTTTAAAAATCAAAACCCCCAGCATTCACCAAATAATCCGCAATCTTTCCGGCGGTAACCAACAAAAAGTCATCATCGGCAAGTGGTTGGTTCGCGACTGTGACATCCTCATCGTCGACGAACCCACCCGCGGTATCGACGTCGGCGCCAAGGACGAAATCTACGCCCTTTTGAACGAACTATGCGCCGAAGGAAAGTCTCTCATCGTCATATCTTCCGAACTTCCCGAGGTGCTGCGCATCTGCGACCGGATAGGCGTCATGTGCAATGGTCGAATGACCGGCATCTTGGAAAACTCCGAGGCAAACCAAGAATCAATCATGGAACTGGCAACCAAATTCCGCGACACTGACAAGGAGGTGGCCTAA
- a CDS encoding rhamnulokinase, translating into MNTLSYAVVVDLGSSSGRVVVASSAGGDTLDMTEVHRFAHHAQSDGNHLVWDIDHLVSETITGLYYAKEAIGGLPATVAIDTWGVDYVLVDTEGNRTAPVVCYRDGRTHATQAAAETALEPAQHFALTGVQPETITTARQLFAQQATSEIPATADKMLLLPDYVAFCLTGSMGWSPTIASTTALTQPGSANWAEDVFDAYAIPCTLVGPLNTEMTDIGSVTVTGLENFTVVRAGGHDTACAVHGLGLSETQGFLSCGSWSLVGCVRDTPVLNDTAYRAGLSNEVCTDGKIRLLRNLTGLWILQQCCRVFAEQGRPSDIALLATEAADCPDPGVYIDTNDPVFAAPGDYPAIISERLAASGVEKHDSEAVIVRVVTASLARTHAATVRHLEEVTGTTFDSLRMIGGGVHNALLCQLTADECGIPVIAGPAEGTATGSAIAQLEIQGIERAALVRHVDTITYLPSRKED; encoded by the coding sequence ATGAATACGCTCAGCTACGCCGTAGTTGTCGACCTAGGATCATCCTCCGGCCGAGTCGTTGTCGCCAGCTCGGCCGGGGGAGACACCCTCGACATGACAGAAGTTCACAGGTTTGCCCATCATGCCCAATCTGATGGCAATCATCTGGTGTGGGACATCGACCACCTGGTATCCGAAACCATAACCGGGTTATATTACGCTAAGGAAGCGATCGGTGGTCTGCCAGCTACCGTCGCTATCGATACCTGGGGTGTTGACTATGTGCTTGTCGATACCGAAGGTAACCGCACTGCACCGGTTGTCTGTTACCGAGACGGACGCACCCACGCTACTCAAGCCGCGGCAGAAACCGCATTAGAGCCTGCGCAACACTTTGCCCTCACTGGTGTGCAACCGGAAACCATAACCACTGCACGCCAATTGTTTGCGCAGCAGGCCACCTCAGAAATCCCGGCAACCGCAGATAAAATGCTACTACTGCCTGACTATGTAGCGTTCTGTCTTACGGGGAGCATGGGGTGGTCACCCACCATTGCCTCAACAACCGCGCTCACTCAGCCCGGCAGTGCCAACTGGGCTGAGGACGTATTTGACGCGTATGCGATTCCTTGCACGCTCGTAGGTCCACTCAATACGGAAATGACCGACATCGGGTCGGTCACAGTCACCGGTTTGGAGAATTTCACGGTGGTGCGTGCTGGTGGGCACGACACTGCCTGCGCGGTACATGGGCTGGGGCTTTCCGAGACTCAGGGGTTTTTATCCTGCGGCTCGTGGTCGCTCGTCGGGTGTGTGCGGGATACACCTGTGCTTAACGACACAGCCTACCGCGCCGGGTTAAGCAACGAGGTCTGCACCGACGGCAAGATCCGGTTACTGCGCAACCTCACTGGGCTATGGATTCTGCAACAGTGCTGCCGGGTATTTGCCGAGCAAGGTAGACCAAGCGACATTGCGCTGCTGGCCACAGAAGCTGCCGATTGTCCTGATCCGGGTGTGTACATTGACACCAATGATCCGGTGTTTGCCGCACCTGGAGACTATCCAGCGATTATATCGGAGCGGTTGGCGGCATCAGGCGTCGAAAAGCATGACAGTGAGGCCGTGATCGTGCGGGTTGTGACTGCCTCCTTAGCCCGCACCCACGCGGCGACGGTGCGACACCTCGAAGAAGTAACCGGAACCACCTTCGACAGCCTGCGGATGATCGGCGGCGGAGTGCACAACGCCTTGTTATGCCAGCTCACTGCAGACGAATGCGGCATCCCAGTCATAGCTGGCCCTGCGGAAGGCACCGCCACCGGCTCGGCGATTGCCCAATTGGAAATTCAAGGCATCGAACGCGCAGCGCTTGTGCGCCACGTGGATACCATCACCTATCTGCCTTCGCGAAAGGAAGACTAA
- a CDS encoding ABC transporter substrate-binding protein, whose amino-acid sequence MNKKLLAVLGATAMLAACSGDQSGTSTSSPSTDGKPYIAVVSKGYQHQFWQAVKQGAEKAAEEVGATITYDGPDNETQVDKQIQQLQTALSKKPIAVVFAALDSQAAIPLLTTAQGDNIPVVAFDSGVDSDIPVATAATDNKAAAAEAAKHVVELVGDTGEVGIVCQDQTSTTAKDRRDGFTEYLEKNAPNLKVVDIQYGGGDHQKSADLTKSMLQAHSDIKAMYGCNEGSAVGIGLGVTEAGKKGEVTVVGFDSGEAQMNFIKDGTIAGAVTQDPVDIGYQAVKAAYAAANGETVEKNIATNFAWYDKNNIDDADIQTMLYK is encoded by the coding sequence ATGAATAAGAAACTCCTCGCCGTTTTAGGCGCCACCGCAATGCTCGCCGCGTGTTCTGGTGACCAATCAGGAACCTCCACATCGTCTCCCAGTACCGACGGTAAACCCTATATCGCTGTGGTATCCAAGGGATATCAGCACCAATTCTGGCAAGCAGTCAAACAAGGTGCTGAGAAAGCCGCCGAAGAAGTTGGAGCCACCATCACCTACGACGGTCCTGACAACGAAACCCAAGTGGACAAGCAGATCCAACAACTGCAAACCGCCCTGTCGAAGAAACCAATAGCCGTGGTTTTCGCAGCACTTGACTCCCAAGCCGCAATTCCACTGCTGACCACCGCCCAGGGCGATAACATCCCAGTGGTCGCATTTGACTCCGGCGTCGACTCCGACATCCCCGTCGCAACCGCCGCCACCGACAACAAAGCGGCAGCTGCTGAAGCCGCCAAGCACGTCGTGGAACTTGTGGGCGATACCGGCGAAGTTGGCATTGTCTGCCAGGACCAAACCTCTACCACAGCTAAAGACCGCCGCGACGGATTCACCGAGTATCTGGAGAAGAACGCCCCTAACTTGAAAGTCGTTGACATTCAATACGGCGGCGGTGACCACCAGAAATCCGCCGATCTGACTAAATCCATGCTGCAAGCACACTCCGATATCAAAGCGATGTACGGCTGCAACGAAGGCTCTGCTGTCGGAATCGGCCTTGGTGTCACCGAAGCCGGAAAGAAAGGTGAGGTCACCGTCGTCGGTTTCGATTCCGGCGAAGCACAAATGAACTTCATCAAAGACGGCACCATCGCTGGCGCAGTCACCCAAGACCCAGTCGACATCGGATATCAAGCAGTGAAAGCGGCCTATGCCGCAGCTAACGGCGAAACCGTCGAAAAGAATATCGCCACCAACTTCGCCTGGTACGACAAAAACAACATTGACGACGCCGACATCCAAACCATGCTGTACAAGTAA
- a CDS encoding L-fucose isomerase has product MTQHPVIGIRPIIDGRRQGVRESLEEKTMAMATAAAKLIEDNLRHADGSPVTCVIADSTIGRAGEAAQCAEKFAKLPIAAELTVTPSWCYVTEVMDLNPNYPHAIWGFNGTERPGAVTLAANLAAYAQFGVPAFGIYGEHVQDADDETIPAEVAERILRFARCGIAVGTMKGRNYLQIGSACMGIAGSVIDRHMLQDYLGMGTESVDMTELVRRIDREVFDSEEYDKARAWVRERITEGEDHNPEHNQISDEEREKQWDYVTKMALIAKDLMVGNPRLAELGFVEEAAGHNAICAGFQGQRQWTDHLPNGDFMETILNTSFDWNGRRQPLTFATENDVLNGISMLFNHLLTNRTQLFSDVRTYWSPEAIERVTGTKPEGLAAQGFLDLRNSGSTSLDASGGATDAEGNPTIKPWWEMTDADITACLEATTFHAATHEYFRGGGFSTHFTTPGGMPVTMARLNLVKGQGPVLQIVEGTTVLLDDAATAAIVDRTDPTWPTTFFAPRLTGEGAFTSVYSVMDNWGANHGAIGYGHFGHELITLAAMLRIPVNMHNVEADRIFRPRAWGLHGTQDAESADFRACANYGPLYG; this is encoded by the coding sequence ATGACACAACATCCAGTCATCGGAATCCGCCCCATCATCGACGGCCGACGCCAAGGAGTACGTGAATCCTTGGAAGAAAAAACCATGGCAATGGCCACGGCAGCCGCCAAACTCATCGAAGACAATCTGCGTCACGCAGATGGCAGCCCAGTAACCTGCGTCATTGCCGATAGCACCATCGGCCGGGCCGGGGAGGCTGCCCAGTGCGCCGAAAAATTCGCAAAACTCCCCATCGCCGCCGAGCTCACCGTCACCCCATCTTGGTGCTACGTCACCGAGGTGATGGACTTAAACCCCAATTACCCACACGCTATCTGGGGATTTAACGGCACCGAACGGCCCGGCGCGGTGACGCTTGCCGCTAACCTAGCTGCCTACGCCCAGTTTGGGGTTCCCGCGTTCGGCATCTATGGTGAGCATGTCCAAGACGCTGACGATGAAACTATCCCTGCGGAAGTTGCAGAGCGGATTTTACGGTTTGCTCGCTGCGGCATCGCGGTTGGAACCATGAAGGGGCGTAATTACTTGCAGATTGGTTCCGCCTGCATGGGTATCGCAGGTTCGGTTATTGACCGGCATATGCTGCAGGATTACCTGGGCATGGGTACCGAAAGTGTGGACATGACCGAGCTTGTGCGGCGGATTGACCGGGAGGTATTCGATAGTGAGGAATACGATAAGGCTCGCGCGTGGGTGCGAGAGCGGATTACTGAAGGCGAAGACCACAATCCAGAGCACAACCAAATTTCCGACGAAGAGCGGGAAAAGCAATGGGATTACGTGACCAAGATGGCATTGATTGCCAAGGACCTCATGGTAGGTAACCCACGTCTTGCCGAGTTAGGTTTCGTTGAGGAAGCCGCTGGCCATAACGCTATCTGCGCAGGTTTCCAGGGGCAACGCCAGTGGACGGATCACCTGCCTAACGGCGACTTCATGGAGACCATTCTCAACACCAGCTTCGATTGGAATGGCAGGCGGCAGCCGCTGACGTTTGCCACCGAAAACGATGTACTCAACGGTATAAGCATGCTGTTTAATCACTTGCTTACCAACCGCACCCAGCTCTTTAGTGATGTGCGTACCTACTGGTCACCGGAGGCTATAGAACGAGTCACCGGAACTAAACCGGAAGGCTTGGCGGCACAGGGATTCTTGGATCTGCGCAACTCCGGTTCTACGTCGCTTGATGCCTCAGGTGGGGCGACCGATGCGGAGGGCAACCCGACCATCAAGCCGTGGTGGGAGATGACTGATGCGGATATCACGGCATGTTTGGAGGCCACTACCTTCCATGCTGCTACCCATGAGTATTTCCGGGGCGGCGGGTTTTCTACTCACTTCACCACCCCGGGCGGTATGCCGGTGACCATGGCGCGGTTGAATCTGGTCAAGGGGCAAGGCCCGGTGTTGCAGATCGTGGAAGGCACCACAGTTTTGCTTGACGACGCCGCCACTGCCGCCATCGTTGATCGTACCGACCCTACCTGGCCCACCACCTTCTTTGCGCCTAGGTTGACGGGTGAAGGGGCCTTCACCAGTGTTTATTCGGTGATGGATAATTGGGGAGCTAACCACGGCGCCATCGGGTATGGGCATTTCGGCCACGAACTGATCACTCTTGCCGCTATGCTTCGCATTCCGGTGAACATGCACAATGTCGAAGCCGACCGGATTTTCCGGCCCCGTGCCTGGGGATTGCACGGCACCCAGGACGCCGAATCCGCTGACTTCCGCGCCTGCGCAAACTACGGCCCCCTCTACGGCTGA
- a CDS encoding DUF1963 domain-containing protein: MRKASRVDSLIRSKLENIESPFAEFAAANLRRTTKLTFSPPTEPVAVTASRTGNTAAVTPNHPWPVDSAGNPMQHLAQLNLAELPAREELPAEGLLQFFVAVDDHMGTTNGADPNYRGSVVRYIPAAELETAAAETHDHPKSIFTIDQFRITGTLYDQAPQYDDYQFSAVAEQAGIYTEEEDFLDSIGFYDDEDFEDLDEEDALEEYGWLDPVDALEDVTDHYAQLFLGGWTQHPQQDPRNYLHDENSRYFNPHFHTQDMQLLLQLASATGIDIGHDGILHFFIGDKDLANLDFSTPLYSFSAH; encoded by the coding sequence ATGCGAAAGGCTTCCCGCGTGGATTCCCTCATTCGATCTAAACTCGAGAATATTGAATCACCGTTTGCTGAATTCGCAGCAGCAAACCTACGCCGAACTACGAAACTAACGTTTAGTCCCCCAACTGAGCCAGTCGCCGTCACCGCCTCACGTACGGGCAATACGGCGGCAGTGACACCGAACCACCCGTGGCCTGTCGATTCCGCAGGCAATCCGATGCAGCATCTCGCGCAACTCAACCTTGCCGAACTGCCTGCCAGGGAGGAATTACCGGCGGAAGGTTTGCTGCAATTCTTCGTTGCCGTGGACGATCACATGGGAACCACAAACGGCGCCGACCCCAACTACCGGGGAAGCGTCGTGCGCTATATTCCGGCGGCTGAGCTAGAAACTGCTGCCGCCGAAACTCACGATCACCCCAAGAGTATTTTCACCATCGACCAATTCAGGATCACTGGAACCCTCTACGACCAGGCACCGCAATACGATGACTACCAGTTCAGCGCAGTGGCGGAGCAGGCGGGCATTTACACGGAAGAAGAGGATTTCCTCGACTCCATCGGATTCTATGATGACGAAGATTTCGAGGACCTGGATGAAGAAGACGCTTTAGAAGAATACGGCTGGCTAGACCCGGTCGACGCGTTGGAAGACGTCACCGACCATTACGCTCAGCTTTTCCTTGGTGGCTGGACCCAACACCCACAACAAGACCCGCGCAACTATCTCCATGACGAAAATTCACGTTACTTTAACCCGCATTTCCATACCCAAGACATGCAGTTACTCCTACAACTCGCATCAGCTACCGGAATCGATATTGGCCACGATGGAATTCTACACTTCTTCATTGGCGATAAAGACTTAGCCAACCTCGATTTCAGTACCCCGCTGTACAGTTTTAGCGCCCACTAG
- a CDS encoding ABC transporter permease — protein MSAQSTTTPSTLSARLNAQLQQLLALAALALIFIFFSVSTDNFFQWGNITSILLSSAVIGTMALGATFVIATAGIDLSVGTGMTLCAVMTGVFLSGDWLGLPLPIGIIAAIAFGAFMGFINGMNVAIFKIPPFIATLAMMMVAQGLALIITKSTPIYLTDVPAFAAISQGEVIPDFPNAALIFIICAIFAAVVMSKTLLGRYALSIGSNEEATRISGVNTRNWLIAIYTFAGIFTALAAILLSARLNSAQPATGMGYELEAIAAVVIGGTSLSGGRATIFGTFIGALLMAVLANGLQIMSIPQEWQKVSIGIVILIAVFADNLRRSREKKA, from the coding sequence ATGTCTGCGCAATCTACCACGACACCAAGCACCCTTAGCGCACGGCTAAATGCTCAGCTGCAGCAATTGCTGGCGCTGGCAGCCCTGGCCTTAATCTTCATCTTCTTCTCTGTATCCACTGACAATTTCTTCCAGTGGGGCAATATCACATCCATCCTGCTGTCTTCTGCGGTGATCGGCACGATGGCTCTAGGCGCTACATTCGTTATCGCTACCGCGGGCATTGACCTATCGGTCGGAACGGGTATGACGCTATGCGCCGTGATGACTGGTGTTTTCTTAAGCGGAGACTGGTTGGGGTTACCGCTACCAATTGGCATCATTGCCGCCATCGCCTTTGGTGCATTCATGGGATTCATCAACGGCATGAACGTGGCAATCTTCAAAATCCCGCCGTTCATCGCAACCCTGGCCATGATGATGGTAGCTCAAGGCCTAGCCCTGATTATCACCAAGTCCACCCCGATCTATCTCACCGATGTTCCCGCCTTTGCTGCCATTTCCCAAGGCGAGGTCATACCAGATTTCCCCAATGCCGCACTGATATTCATCATCTGCGCCATTTTCGCCGCAGTTGTGATGTCTAAAACTCTGCTAGGCCGCTACGCTCTTTCGATCGGTTCTAACGAGGAAGCCACCCGCATCTCTGGTGTCAACACCCGCAACTGGCTGATTGCCATCTACACCTTCGCCGGAATTTTCACCGCGCTGGCCGCAATCCTGCTATCCGCGCGCCTCAATTCAGCCCAGCCTGCCACCGGTATGGGCTACGAGTTAGAGGCGATCGCCGCTGTCGTCATCGGCGGTACATCACTGTCGGGTGGCCGGGCCACCATTTTCGGGACCTTTATTGGTGCACTGCTGATGGCGGTTTTGGCTAACGGCCTGCAAATCATGTCCATCCCACAGGAATGGCAGAAAGTTTCCATCGGAATCGTCATTCTCATCGCAGTCTTCGCTGACAACCTGCGTCGAAGCCGCGAAAAGAAAGCCTAA
- a CDS encoding class II aldolase/adducin family protein produces MDQIEKDLRQEICDIGYKVWLTGMVAANDGNISVRLPNGDVLCTPTGVSKGSLTPEKICKVSIDGEVLAANAPYKPSSEVKVHLRLYQESEKVRSVVHAHPPYGTAFAIAGEPIISKMMPENIIAMPEIPVAPYATPSTYELAESIAPFTHTHSACLMEMHGALAWGDSLLSAYQAMERLEFTCKLTFLTRQLGVDRQLPDDEVEKLIGMRAQYGIC; encoded by the coding sequence ATGGACCAGATCGAAAAAGATCTCCGGCAGGAAATTTGCGACATCGGCTACAAAGTATGGCTAACCGGAATGGTTGCCGCTAACGACGGGAATATTTCCGTTCGGCTACCCAATGGGGATGTTTTGTGTACCCCAACCGGAGTGAGTAAAGGCAGCCTCACGCCGGAGAAAATCTGCAAAGTCAGTATCGACGGCGAGGTATTAGCCGCAAACGCGCCGTACAAACCGTCCTCCGAAGTTAAGGTGCACCTGCGGCTGTACCAGGAGAGCGAAAAAGTGCGGTCAGTGGTGCACGCCCACCCGCCATATGGTACGGCGTTTGCCATCGCGGGTGAGCCGATCATTTCCAAAATGATGCCAGAAAACATCATTGCCATGCCGGAAATCCCAGTGGCCCCTTACGCCACTCCATCCACCTATGAACTCGCCGAATCGATTGCGCCGTTCACACACACTCACTCCGCCTGCCTTATGGAAATGCACGGTGCTCTAGCCTGGGGGGATAGCCTACTTTCTGCCTACCAGGCAATGGAACGCCTAGAATTTACCTGTAAGCTGACCTTCCTCACCCGCCAGCTTGGGGTGGATCGGCAATTACCTGACGACGAGGTGGAAAAACTCATCGGAATGCGTGCCCAATACGGTATTTGCTAA
- a CDS encoding LacI family DNA-binding transcriptional regulator, producing MSNRVLMADVAELAGVSLQTVSRVVNGSAAVSDATRQKVTHAIETLGYRPNLAARSLAAGQSSGLGVLLTGDVDYGMSSAFRAVEHAAREQGYYLCVATAAEPSRYGIALGQLVDQRVAGCVVLARSADVLSALAKHAPQLPICLVLAGQPATAHTAVVSVDQETGIRLLIDHLISQGATSLVHIAGDMSWDDAVIRATVFENHCREQGVLGRIVQGGGWSAHAGYHAANAIIAAGTPDAIVACNDNIAFGVLRALHEHDIAVPDQVLVTGFDNSPMCEWSYPSLTTVTQDFTALGTAALTALTGILEGNQPSRTILTPDLVTRESTSK from the coding sequence ATGTCCAACCGGGTATTAATGGCAGATGTTGCTGAACTGGCAGGAGTATCGTTGCAAACCGTTTCCAGGGTGGTTAATGGCTCCGCCGCGGTAAGTGATGCCACCCGCCAGAAAGTAACTCACGCCATTGAAACCCTCGGATACCGACCCAACCTTGCCGCACGCAGCTTGGCAGCTGGACAAAGCAGCGGCCTGGGAGTTTTATTGACCGGGGATGTAGATTACGGCATGTCAAGTGCATTTCGCGCCGTTGAACATGCGGCACGGGAACAAGGATATTACCTGTGCGTCGCCACCGCAGCCGAACCCAGCCGCTACGGCATTGCACTTGGGCAACTGGTCGATCAACGGGTAGCAGGATGCGTCGTCTTAGCCAGATCTGCCGACGTGCTATCCGCTTTGGCCAAACACGCGCCCCAACTACCTATTTGTCTTGTTCTCGCAGGACAACCTGCCACCGCGCACACCGCGGTGGTCTCTGTTGATCAAGAGACCGGGATTCGGCTGTTGATCGACCACCTGATATCGCAGGGTGCTACCAGTCTTGTTCACATCGCAGGCGATATGAGCTGGGACGATGCGGTAATCCGCGCCACTGTTTTTGAGAACCATTGTCGGGAGCAGGGGGTTTTAGGTCGCATCGTCCAAGGTGGCGGTTGGTCCGCACATGCTGGATACCACGCAGCCAATGCGATTATTGCTGCTGGAACACCGGACGCGATTGTTGCCTGTAACGACAATATTGCTTTCGGTGTACTTAGAGCACTACATGAACACGACATTGCCGTGCCAGATCAGGTACTAGTCACCGGATTCGATAATTCCCCCATGTGCGAATGGAGCTACCCGAGCCTGACTACCGTGACCCAAGATTTCACAGCACTTGGAACCGCAGCATTGACCGCACTTACCGGAATCCTCGAAGGAAACCAGCCGAGCCGCACAATTCTTACCCCCGATCTCGTGACACGAGAATCAACCAGCAAATAA